In the Nitrospirales bacterium LBB_01 genome, one interval contains:
- a CDS encoding NAD(P)H-dependent oxidoreductase subunit E, with amino-acid sequence MDIENINVKSSIGVIGTIITTSESRRGILIPTLHKMQSENGYLPGDLLRLLSKKLSIPLAEIYSVASFYKQFHFTPRGKNIVRVCTGTACHVRGASKVVHALQDKFNISPGETTEDLKLTLETVGCVGCCGLAPVVTVNEGVVGAVGPKKLKGLIHDIEQEGEDHGKS; translated from the coding sequence ATGGATATAGAAAATATAAATGTTAAATCATCAATCGGTGTGATAGGCACTATCATCACAACCAGTGAGAGCAGGCGGGGAATACTAATTCCCACCCTCCATAAGATGCAGTCGGAAAACGGCTACCTGCCCGGGGATTTACTGAGACTGCTCTCTAAGAAGTTAAGCATTCCGCTTGCTGAGATCTACAGTGTAGCGAGTTTCTACAAGCAATTTCATTTTACCCCGCGAGGGAAAAATATAGTCAGAGTGTGCACAGGCACGGCTTGCCATGTAAGGGGAGCCTCAAAAGTGGTGCACGCACTTCAGGACAAGTTTAACATAAGCCCAGGTGAAACCACCGAGGATTTAAAGCTGACTCTGGAAACCGTGGGCTGTGTGGGGTGCTGCGGGCTTGCTCCCGTGGTTACGGTTAATGAGGGCGTGGTCGGTGCCGTTGGGCCAAAGAAGCTAAAAGGATTAATTCACGATATAGAACAAGAGGGTGAAGATCATGGAAAAAGTTAA